The following proteins are co-located in the Silene latifolia isolate original U9 population chromosome 1, ASM4854445v1, whole genome shotgun sequence genome:
- the LOC141658052 gene encoding uncharacterized protein LOC141658052 — MFLIPKVVIRRVEAICRNYFWDGSPDYHRVPLVSWDRVTMPKDAGGLGVKKVENWNWAAVDSPWTWKNVCKVKDKLKDGFGENCWLPDENGYRLKNGYKWLCIQQPKVDWCSLVWNSWNIPKHSIITWLIIQEGLNTKAKLFQSGFCEDTLCLICGEQPETITHLFYECHYSCRIKAALAVWMGRVFPTLADLQNGRTGSLQWKAMAMIFNVYLYTIWHQRNIARLHQFVVRPELLAAQIEEIAGRRGCSKAGPAMSNNTNGWLSCMQ; from the exons ATGTTTTTAATTCCTAAAGTTGTAATCAGGAGAGTTGAAGCAATATGCAGAAACTACTTCTGGGATGGGAGTCCTGATTATCATAGAGTCCCTTTAGTATCTTGGGATAGGGTTACTATGCCCAAAGATGCTGGTGGTCTTGGTGTAAAGAAAGTggagaattggaattgggcagcTGTTG ATTCTCCTTGGACTTGGAAGAATGTCTGCAAAGTCAAGGATAAACTGAAGGATGGATTTGGTGAGAATTGTTGGTTACCTGATGAGAATGGATATAGACTCAAGAATGGTTATAAATGGCTATGTATTCAACAACCTAAGGTGGATTGGTGCTCTCTGGTATGGAACAGCTGGAACATTCCCAAGCATTCAATCATTACTTGGCTTATTATACAGGAGGGACTAAATACCAAAGCTAAGCTATTCCAGTCTGGCTTTTGTGAGGACACTCTTTGTTTAATCTGTGGAGAACAACCTGAAACGATCACTCACTTATTCTATGAGTGTCATTACAGTTGCAGAATCAAGGCAGCTCTTGCTGTTTGGATGGGGAGAGTTTTTCCTACTCTTGCTGATCTTCAGAATGGTAGGACAGGCAGTCTACAATGGAAGGCAATGGCTATGATTTTCAATGTTTATCTTTACACAATATGGCATCAGAGAAACATCGCCAGACTCCATCAGTTTGTTGTGAGGCCTGAACTATTAGCTGCTCAGATTGAGGAGATTGCAGGAAGAAGAGGGTGCAGCAAAGCTGGCCCTGCGATGTCTAACAACACTAATGGGTGGTTAAGCTGCATGCAATGA